A genomic window from Cutibacterium acnes includes:
- the rplC gene encoding 50S ribosomal protein L3 — protein sequence MTNERTVKGVLGTKLGMTQLWDEHNRLVPVTVIQAGPCVVTQVRTPETDGYSAVQLGYGAVKAKNVTKPEAGHFEKAGVTPRRHLVELRTADASEYTLGQEIAADVFSESDFVDVTGTSKGKGTAGVMKRHGFGGLRATHGVHRKHRSPGSIGGCSTPGKVIKGLRMAGRMGVERVTVQNLQVHSVDAERGIMLVRGAVPGPKGSLLVVRSAAKKAAKNGDAA from the coding sequence ATGACCAATGAACGCACTGTCAAGGGCGTGCTGGGCACCAAGCTCGGCATGACCCAGCTGTGGGACGAGCACAATAGGCTCGTTCCCGTGACCGTCATCCAAGCCGGACCGTGTGTCGTCACTCAGGTGCGCACGCCCGAGACTGATGGCTACTCCGCCGTCCAGCTTGGCTACGGGGCCGTCAAGGCGAAGAACGTCACCAAGCCGGAGGCTGGCCACTTCGAGAAGGCTGGTGTGACCCCTCGACGTCACCTCGTCGAGTTGCGCACCGCCGACGCCTCCGAATACACCCTGGGCCAGGAGATCGCTGCTGACGTGTTCTCCGAGTCCGATTTCGTCGACGTCACCGGCACCAGCAAGGGCAAGGGCACCGCTGGCGTCATGAAGCGTCACGGTTTCGGTGGTTTGCGTGCTACCCACGGTGTGCACCGCAAGCACCGCTCGCCAGGCTCCATCGGCGGCTGCTCGACGCCAGGCAAGGTCATTAAGGGCCTCCGCATGGCCGGCCGCATGGGTGTCGAGCGCGTGACTGTCCAGAACCTGCAGGTTCACTCCGTCGACGCCGAGCGCGGGATCATGCTGGTCCGCGGCGCGGTTCCCGGCCCGAAGGGTTCCCTGCTCGTCGTCCGCAGTGCCGCCAAGAAGGCCGCCAAGAATGGGGATGCCGCATGA
- the tuf gene encoding elongation factor Tu translates to MAKAKFERTKPHCNIGTIGHIDHGKTTLTAAISKVLHDKYPELNEESPFDQIDKAPEERQRGITISIAHIEYQTEKRHYAHVDCPGHADYVKNMITGAAQMDGAILVVAATDGPMPQTREHVLLARQVGVPAIVVALNKCDMVDDEELIELVEMEVRELLTSQEFDGDNCPVVRISAFQALQGDEKWTQSILDLMDAVDEYIPQPERDLDKPFLMPIEDVFTITGRGTVVTGRVERGVVKTGEEVEIVGIHEKTQKTTVTGVEMFRKILDEGRAGENVGVLLRGTKKEDVVRGMVLSKPGSTTPHTDFEGQVYVLKKDEGGRHKPFFSHYSPQFYFRTTDVTGTVELPEGTEMVMPGDNTDMTVHLIHPVAMEDQLKFAIREGGRTVGAGRVTKIIK, encoded by the coding sequence GTGGCAAAGGCCAAGTTCGAGCGGACCAAGCCGCACTGCAACATCGGCACCATCGGACACATCGACCACGGCAAGACGACCCTCACCGCGGCGATCTCCAAGGTGCTGCACGACAAGTACCCGGAGCTGAACGAGGAGTCGCCGTTCGACCAGATCGACAAGGCTCCCGAGGAGCGTCAGCGCGGCATCACCATTTCGATCGCTCACATCGAGTACCAGACCGAGAAGCGTCACTACGCTCACGTCGACTGCCCTGGGCACGCTGACTACGTCAAGAACATGATCACCGGTGCTGCTCAGATGGACGGCGCCATCCTCGTGGTTGCTGCTACCGACGGCCCGATGCCTCAGACTCGCGAGCACGTTCTGCTCGCTCGTCAGGTGGGCGTGCCCGCCATCGTCGTCGCCCTCAACAAGTGCGACATGGTTGACGATGAGGAGCTCATTGAGCTCGTCGAGATGGAGGTCCGCGAGCTGCTGACCTCGCAGGAGTTCGACGGCGACAACTGCCCTGTCGTTCGCATCTCCGCCTTCCAGGCCCTCCAGGGTGATGAGAAGTGGACCCAGTCGATCCTCGACCTCATGGACGCCGTGGACGAGTACATCCCGCAGCCTGAGCGCGATCTCGACAAGCCCTTCCTTATGCCGATCGAGGACGTCTTCACCATCACCGGCCGTGGCACCGTTGTCACCGGTCGTGTCGAGCGCGGCGTCGTCAAGACTGGCGAAGAGGTCGAGATCGTCGGTATCCACGAGAAGACCCAGAAGACCACCGTTACCGGTGTCGAGATGTTCCGCAAGATCCTCGACGAGGGCCGCGCTGGTGAGAACGTCGGCGTTCTGCTCCGTGGCACCAAGAAGGAGGATGTCGTTCGCGGCATGGTCCTCTCCAAGCCTGGTTCCACCACCCCCCACACCGACTTCGAGGGCCAGGTCTACGTCCTCAAGAAGGATGAGGGTGGCCGCCACAAGCCGTTCTTCTCCCACTACAGCCCCCAGTTCTACTTCCGTACCACGGACGTGACTGGCACTGTTGAGCTCCCCGAGGGCACCGAGATGGTCATGCCTGGCGACAACACCGACATGACTGTGCACCTGATTCACCCGGTTGCCATGGAGGATCAGCTCAAGTTCGCTATCCGTGAGGGCGGCCGCACCGTCGGTGCTGGTCGAGTCACCAAGATCATCAAGTGA
- a CDS encoding 5'-nucleotidase C-terminal domain-containing protein yields MGHTHQDDPVEIVDGISGHKVVITQPDYWARSVSQVTIPLNFSATKATIRHDQITVRPRYTRDVEEDTEFASDSQLQTDHKATVRYVNSVVATSTETLTTERSMVEDTPILDFIGKVEADTVAKAIKGGTYNGIPVIAQVSPFSRTAAFPKGDVKIKDIAGLYVFDNTLAGILLTGKQLKDYLEYSAKYFKQVKKGAAVNPAPASEGGDTQADYQGKPVWDYNYDAVTGVTYSIDISRPVGARILGLSWQGRPVAHDQRFVLAINNYRMSGGGDYPHVTEAPVVWDEILEIRQLLIDTAMAMKTIDPKDFFDRNWFLTTTGETWPSSGKPGDGGTSGGSQPGSGSPNHPTTLPGTGV; encoded by the coding sequence ATCGGTCACACCCATCAGGACGACCCCGTTGAGATTGTTGACGGCATCTCAGGGCACAAGGTCGTCATCACTCAGCCCGACTACTGGGCTCGTTCGGTATCTCAAGTGACGATTCCGCTGAATTTCTCCGCCACCAAGGCCACGATCCGCCACGATCAGATCACGGTCAGGCCGCGTTACACCCGCGATGTTGAGGAGGACACAGAGTTCGCCTCCGACTCCCAACTACAGACCGACCACAAGGCCACCGTCAGGTACGTCAACTCAGTTGTTGCCACCTCGACGGAGACGCTGACAACTGAGCGTTCGATGGTCGAAGACACCCCGATCCTCGACTTCATCGGCAAGGTCGAGGCCGACACCGTTGCCAAGGCGATCAAGGGCGGCACATATAACGGCATCCCGGTCATCGCCCAGGTGTCACCGTTCTCCCGCACTGCGGCCTTCCCGAAAGGTGACGTCAAGATCAAGGACATCGCCGGGCTGTACGTCTTTGACAACACGTTGGCCGGAATCCTGCTTACCGGTAAGCAGCTCAAGGACTACCTGGAGTACTCCGCGAAGTACTTCAAGCAGGTCAAGAAAGGGGCCGCCGTCAATCCGGCTCCGGCCAGCGAAGGCGGCGACACTCAGGCCGATTACCAGGGCAAGCCGGTATGGGATTACAACTATGACGCCGTTACTGGGGTCACGTACTCCATCGATATTTCCCGGCCGGTCGGCGCGCGTATCCTGGGCTTGTCGTGGCAGGGTAGGCCGGTCGCTCATGACCAGAGGTTCGTGCTGGCCATCAATAACTATCGCATGAGCGGTGGCGGGGATTACCCGCACGTGACCGAAGCTCCAGTCGTCTGGGACGAGATCCTCGAGATTCGCCAGCTACTCATCGATACTGCCATGGCAATGAAGACGATCGATCCGAAGGACTTTTTCGATCGCAACTGGTTCCTCACCACGACCGGCGAGACATGGCCAAGCAGCGGCAAGCCAGGTGACGGCGGCACATCTGGTGGGTCCCAACCGGGATCTGGCTCTCCCAATCATCCGACAACCCTGCCCGGCACTGGCGTCTGA
- the gltX gene encoding glutamate--tRNA ligase encodes MALFDKAWAQRTGGQFVLRIEDTDRTRLVADSEDQIYQTLEWLGLSPDESPLVGGPYEPYKQSERLDTYKPLVEKLIESGHAYRCWCSQERLKQLREERAAAKSPETGYDRMCLGMSKEERAKLPGFTETPVVRMLIPEDVDLEFDDLIRGTVRAPRPDDQVILKADGFPTYHMAVVVDDHLMGIDTVVRGEEWISSTPKHLLLYKWLGWEAPKFAHMPLLRNTDKSKISKRKNPAARLMWFREQGYLPEALRNFLQLLAYPTVAEGQEMEDFDSFVSRFDWGNVSTGGPVFDVTKLDWLNGQYIRSLDAEVLTDRVLDYADQMCQARHVLGRDLTQEDRCVIHAAMPLVRERLTLLSEALPKLAFLLTDDDALVFDEDSVAKLKAGADDIQHAAVEVLKGLDDFSADAIQAALRARLCDEMGIKPRLAFAPVRVAVTGSRVSPPLFEAMEILGKESTLRRMQRFEAEIDQK; translated from the coding sequence ATGGCCTTGTTCGACAAGGCATGGGCACAACGCACCGGTGGCCAGTTTGTGCTGCGCATCGAGGACACCGATCGCACTCGTCTGGTGGCGGATTCGGAAGATCAGATTTATCAGACACTCGAGTGGCTGGGGTTATCTCCTGACGAGTCCCCGCTCGTCGGTGGCCCGTATGAGCCGTACAAGCAGTCTGAGCGGTTAGACACGTACAAACCGCTCGTTGAGAAGCTCATCGAGTCCGGTCACGCCTATCGTTGCTGGTGCTCCCAGGAGAGGCTCAAGCAGTTGCGTGAGGAGCGTGCTGCAGCGAAGTCGCCGGAGACTGGTTACGACCGGATGTGTCTGGGGATGTCGAAAGAGGAAAGAGCTAAGCTGCCAGGTTTCACCGAGACCCCGGTGGTTCGGATGCTTATTCCTGAGGATGTCGATCTGGAGTTTGATGACCTTATCCGGGGCACGGTGCGCGCTCCTCGTCCTGACGATCAGGTGATCCTCAAAGCTGACGGGTTCCCGACCTATCACATGGCCGTCGTCGTCGACGATCATCTGATGGGTATCGATACCGTCGTGCGCGGTGAGGAATGGATTTCGTCAACGCCCAAGCATCTATTGCTTTACAAGTGGCTGGGATGGGAAGCGCCGAAGTTCGCTCATATGCCCCTGCTGCGTAATACTGATAAATCCAAAATTTCTAAGCGTAAGAACCCGGCTGCTCGGCTGATGTGGTTCCGTGAGCAAGGCTATCTGCCTGAGGCGTTGCGTAATTTCCTTCAATTGCTGGCTTACCCGACGGTCGCTGAGGGCCAGGAAATGGAGGACTTTGATTCCTTCGTATCCCGGTTCGATTGGGGGAACGTTTCTACAGGCGGCCCGGTCTTCGACGTCACTAAATTGGACTGGCTCAACGGTCAGTACATTCGCAGCCTTGACGCTGAGGTCCTCACCGATCGTGTGCTCGACTACGCCGACCAGATGTGTCAGGCGCGACACGTTCTGGGTCGTGATCTGACCCAGGAGGATCGCTGTGTCATCCACGCCGCGATGCCGCTAGTTCGGGAAAGATTAACGTTGTTGTCCGAGGCCCTGCCCAAGCTGGCCTTCCTGCTGACTGACGACGACGCCTTGGTCTTCGATGAGGATTCCGTGGCCAAGCTCAAGGCGGGAGCCGACGACATCCAGCATGCCGCTGTTGAGGTACTCAAGGGACTTGACGATTTTTCCGCTGACGCTATCCAAGCTGCCTTGCGCGCCCGACTGTGCGACGAGATGGGCATCAAGCCCCGCCTAGCCTTTGCGCCGGTTCGGGTGGCTGTGACTGGTTCGCGGGTGTCCCCGCCGCTGTTCGAGGCGATGGAGATTCTGGGCAAGGAGTCGACTCTTCGTCGTATGCAAAGGTTCGAGGCTGAGATAGACCAGAAGTAA
- a CDS encoding 6-carboxyhexanoate--CoA ligase, producing MRATGTLDDEPYHVSGAESLVAPGMIEQTVAGLTQRALAPGHTVKARQVRVSLDQLDVEPTIIPALPTELKECPDPVAARQYFVDVLSRFVPHPAEALRVLTEGPTMRGAAMVEAGTDRRLEADPLRGVRVTKFGDLTESAPGASLAHKKHHHEAVLLASKVAAAPGVLAEFCISDDPHYTRGYVCVDGVYTTVTNVKADGDPNGGRVILVDTARADPTTITTWLENHPVLIGPATASSQKATSWHGHLCGRLNAWRAAGLERRPRTFCSAQDPDAVTTDGPALLFSSSDYLGLSTEPKVQQAMNNTVRRLGSSSGGSRLTTGTSVAHHQAEHEIAAWLGYPQAVFMASGYQANIATIQLLADPHVTVISDAENHASLIDGCRLARARTVVVPHADLDAIDTALDCVTTDRALVLTEGVYSMGGDVAPVGELVEIAHRHGALVVVDDAHGIGTVGPTGRGATEELPASQRPDVLLGTASKALGVEGGFACVDETLATLMRNCARGYVFSSAPSPVVAAGVAAAVEYLRTDTRRVCSLQANVAQARLLLAEADLIPPSAAHDRGPIIRIPVGPESRAVAAQEELARRGLMVGAIRYPAVARGDAILRICLTARHTDEHIRILVTSLREVLDGALSDAPR from the coding sequence ATGAGAGCCACTGGGACCCTCGATGACGAGCCCTATCACGTCAGCGGAGCCGAGTCACTCGTTGCACCGGGAATGATCGAGCAGACCGTGGCCGGTCTAACACAACGTGCCCTTGCGCCGGGGCATACCGTCAAAGCCCGGCAGGTGCGAGTCAGTCTGGATCAACTCGACGTCGAGCCCACCATCATTCCTGCTCTTCCCACTGAGCTTAAGGAATGTCCTGATCCCGTGGCGGCTCGCCAGTACTTTGTCGACGTCTTATCCCGCTTCGTCCCCCATCCTGCCGAAGCACTGCGTGTTCTCACCGAAGGCCCAACCATGCGAGGAGCTGCCATGGTTGAAGCGGGAACTGACCGTCGGTTAGAGGCCGACCCTCTGCGTGGGGTGCGAGTTACGAAGTTCGGAGATCTCACCGAATCGGCCCCGGGAGCGTCTTTGGCACACAAGAAACACCATCATGAAGCCGTGTTGTTGGCTAGCAAAGTCGCAGCCGCACCAGGAGTACTGGCGGAATTCTGCATTTCCGACGACCCCCATTACACCCGCGGCTACGTTTGTGTCGACGGGGTCTACACGACGGTGACCAACGTCAAAGCTGACGGCGACCCCAATGGTGGACGCGTCATCCTCGTCGATACGGCACGTGCCGACCCGACCACGATCACCACGTGGCTCGAAAACCACCCCGTTCTTATCGGCCCTGCCACGGCCAGCAGCCAGAAAGCGACCTCCTGGCATGGTCACCTCTGCGGCCGTCTCAACGCATGGCGCGCTGCTGGCCTCGAGCGCCGTCCCCGCACCTTCTGTTCTGCCCAGGATCCTGACGCCGTCACAACCGACGGGCCTGCCTTGCTGTTCTCCTCATCGGACTACCTCGGCCTGTCGACCGAGCCTAAGGTTCAGCAGGCTATGAACAACACTGTCAGAAGGCTCGGGAGTAGTTCGGGTGGCTCTCGCCTCACGACGGGCACTTCCGTAGCTCACCACCAGGCTGAACATGAGATCGCCGCATGGTTGGGATACCCGCAGGCCGTGTTCATGGCCAGCGGCTACCAGGCCAACATCGCGACCATACAGTTGCTTGCCGACCCTCACGTCACCGTCATTTCCGATGCTGAGAACCATGCCAGCCTGATCGACGGGTGCCGCTTGGCGCGAGCGCGCACCGTCGTCGTCCCCCACGCCGACCTCGACGCTATCGACACAGCCCTTGATTGCGTCACGACCGACAGGGCGCTCGTACTCACCGAAGGCGTCTACTCCATGGGCGGCGACGTCGCCCCTGTCGGCGAGCTCGTCGAGATTGCCCACCGCCATGGTGCTCTGGTTGTCGTCGACGATGCTCATGGGATTGGTACGGTCGGGCCTACTGGCCGCGGCGCGACCGAAGAACTCCCGGCATCACAACGACCCGACGTCTTGTTGGGAACAGCAAGCAAAGCTCTCGGAGTCGAGGGTGGTTTCGCATGCGTCGACGAGACTCTGGCTACCCTGATGCGCAACTGCGCACGAGGGTACGTGTTTTCCAGCGCCCCTTCCCCTGTCGTCGCGGCAGGCGTGGCCGCAGCCGTGGAGTACCTACGAACTGACACACGTCGGGTCTGTAGTCTTCAAGCTAACGTCGCCCAGGCACGTCTCCTCCTGGCCGAAGCTGACCTCATCCCGCCCTCGGCCGCCCATGATCGCGGCCCGATTATCCGGATCCCCGTGGGACCGGAATCTCGTGCTGTCGCAGCTCAGGAAGAGCTGGCTCGTCGCGGCCTCATGGTCGGTGCAATCCGCTACCCCGCAGTCGCGAGGGGCGACGCCATCCTGCGTATTTGTCTCACGGCACGTCACACTGACGAGCACATTCGGATTCTCGTCACGTCCCTCCGCGAAGTCCTTGACGGTGCTCTCAGCGACGCACCACGGTGA
- a CDS encoding glutamine--tRNA ligase/YqeY domain fusion protein, whose protein sequence is MAEPTGNPAESSSDFIHQVVRADIQQDTYGGRVQTRFPPEPNGYLHIGHAKAIVTDFGVAEDFGGTCNLRLDDTNPGTEETEYVESIIADIEWLGYSPAHVVHASDYFEQLYEWAKYLVREGLAYVDDQSPETIREQRGGYGKPGIESPYRNRPAEESLNLLRRMRAGEFPDGSRCLRARIDMQAENMWLRDPVMYRIRHQAHHSTGTEWCIYPTYDWAHGQSDAIEGVTHSLCSLEFNSHRPLYDWFLSHLPLDGPAPKQREFARLELTHTITSKRRLKSLVTNNIVDGWDDPRMPTLRGMRRRGYPAAAIRAFCQAVGTTKNNSVKAIEEFESFVRRELNATAQRRMAVLHPLKLVLDGWPTDDDGNPVVEWFQLVNNPENPDDGTRRVPFTGELWIEADDFREDPPRKFFRLSPGHEVRLRGAYLVTATDVVKNPDGTIAEVHASYDPQSRGGTAPDGRKVKSTMHWVSAGHAIPVTANLYDRLFSAEIPGSQTGEALDDLNPHSRETLTEVMAEPALANVAPGEVVQFERLGYFAADHDTAVFHRTVGLRDEWAQLQKRQA, encoded by the coding sequence ATGGCAGAACCTACTGGAAACCCGGCTGAGTCCAGCTCGGACTTCATTCATCAGGTTGTTCGCGCGGACATCCAACAGGACACCTACGGCGGGCGCGTCCAGACCCGGTTCCCACCTGAGCCTAACGGCTACCTCCACATTGGCCACGCGAAGGCCATCGTCACCGATTTCGGCGTTGCCGAGGATTTCGGCGGCACCTGCAACCTGAGACTTGATGATACTAATCCAGGCACCGAGGAAACCGAGTATGTCGAGTCGATCATTGCAGACATTGAGTGGTTAGGCTACTCCCCGGCCCACGTTGTCCACGCGTCGGACTATTTCGAGCAGCTTTACGAGTGGGCGAAATACCTCGTACGTGAGGGACTGGCCTACGTTGACGACCAGTCCCCCGAAACTATCCGTGAGCAACGCGGCGGCTACGGTAAGCCGGGCATTGAAAGTCCCTATCGCAACCGTCCTGCCGAAGAATCCCTTAACCTGTTGAGGCGGATGCGTGCCGGGGAATTCCCCGACGGTTCCCGCTGCCTGCGTGCCCGCATCGATATGCAGGCCGAAAATATGTGGCTGCGCGACCCAGTCATGTACCGGATCCGCCACCAAGCCCACCACTCCACCGGTACCGAGTGGTGCATCTACCCCACGTATGACTGGGCACATGGTCAGTCTGACGCTATTGAGGGCGTGACTCACTCGTTGTGCTCCCTAGAATTCAACAGTCATCGTCCGCTCTACGACTGGTTCCTTTCCCACTTGCCTCTGGACGGCCCTGCCCCCAAGCAGCGCGAATTTGCCCGTCTCGAGTTGACCCACACCATCACCTCGAAGCGCCGGCTCAAGTCCCTAGTAACCAACAACATCGTTGACGGATGGGATGATCCGCGCATGCCCACCCTGCGCGGTATGCGTCGCCGTGGATACCCAGCAGCCGCCATTCGAGCCTTCTGCCAGGCCGTCGGCACTACCAAGAACAACTCGGTCAAGGCCATTGAGGAGTTTGAGTCCTTCGTGCGCCGCGAGCTCAACGCCACCGCTCAGCGGCGCATGGCTGTGTTGCACCCCCTCAAGCTTGTCCTTGACGGCTGGCCGACTGACGACGACGGCAACCCGGTGGTGGAATGGTTCCAGCTGGTCAATAATCCGGAGAATCCTGACGACGGCACCCGTCGCGTCCCCTTCACCGGAGAGCTCTGGATTGAGGCCGATGATTTCCGCGAGGACCCTCCCCGCAAATTCTTCCGCCTCTCCCCCGGACATGAGGTGCGCCTGCGCGGCGCCTATCTGGTGACAGCCACCGACGTCGTCAAAAATCCTGACGGAACTATTGCTGAGGTTCACGCCAGTTACGACCCGCAATCGCGCGGCGGAACCGCCCCTGACGGCCGCAAAGTGAAGTCGACGATGCACTGGGTTTCGGCTGGCCATGCCATTCCCGTGACAGCCAACCTGTACGACCGCTTATTCAGCGCTGAGATTCCTGGGTCGCAGACCGGGGAAGCCCTTGACGATCTCAACCCACATTCCCGCGAAACACTCACCGAGGTCATGGCCGAACCGGCCCTGGCCAATGTGGCTCCGGGCGAGGTAGTGCAATTCGAGAGACTGGGATACTTCGCTGCAGATCACGACACCGCCGTGTTCCATCGCACCGTCGGTCTGCGTGACGAATGGGCCCAGCTACAAAAGCGCCAGGCCTGA
- a CDS encoding metallophosphoesterase, whose product MHDNPLGTNLSRRALLAGSLGAGLTMTAVDRSLASPTSTVSDSTFSTAALTVLATTDIHGHVFDWDYFADAAFPPSDKGRSSAPLGVSRVATIAKQVRAEQGADSVVMLDNGDTIQGTPLTYLSAKQPEKLGHDEVMARAFNLVGYDAANIGNHEFNYGVAELFRYHNDLKAPLLCANVIDVKTGKPLTQGSLMLTKNVAGHEVKVGIVAVTTPAQWCGTRQTWSARSISLIQSSPPLDTQYVFAKMVPTSSSCSFMPGSPRFRLPRFTTGCPRITPPCWQSLFPRLTWLSSVTPIRTTPLRLLTASQGTRSSSLSPTTGLVRYLK is encoded by the coding sequence ATGCATGACAACCCCCTTGGTACGAACCTGTCGCGCCGCGCCCTGCTGGCCGGCTCGCTGGGAGCTGGACTCACCATGACAGCAGTTGACCGCTCCCTCGCATCACCGACCTCCACAGTTTCAGACTCCACGTTCAGCACGGCGGCGCTAACAGTGTTGGCGACGACCGATATCCACGGTCATGTCTTCGACTGGGATTACTTCGCTGACGCTGCCTTTCCGCCTTCGGATAAGGGGCGTTCCTCGGCTCCCTTGGGTGTAAGCCGCGTGGCCACGATCGCGAAACAGGTCCGCGCGGAGCAAGGCGCCGACTCTGTCGTCATGCTCGACAACGGCGACACCATCCAGGGCACCCCGCTGACATACCTTTCAGCGAAGCAACCCGAAAAGCTCGGTCACGATGAGGTCATGGCTCGCGCCTTCAACCTGGTAGGATATGACGCTGCAAATATCGGCAATCATGAGTTCAATTACGGGGTCGCAGAACTGTTCCGCTACCACAACGACCTCAAGGCCCCGCTGCTATGCGCCAACGTCATTGATGTCAAAACCGGCAAGCCCCTCACCCAGGGCAGCCTCATGCTGACCAAAAACGTTGCCGGTCACGAGGTGAAGGTTGGCATAGTCGCGGTCACTACCCCGGCTCAATGGTGTGGGACAAGGCAAACCTGGTCGGCAAGGTCGATATCGCTGATCCAGTCAAGTCCGCCGCTCGATACTCAGTACGTCTTCGCAAAGATGGTGCCGACGTCGTCGTCGTGCTCATTCATGCCGGGCTCTCCGAGGTTCAGGCTGCCCCGGTTTACCACGGGTTGCCCGAGAATAACGCCACCGTGTTGGCAAAGTCTGTTCCCGAGGTTGACCTGGTTGTCATCGGTCACACCCATCAGGACGACCCCGTTGAGATTGTTGACGGCATCTCAGGGCACAAGGTCGTCATCACTCAGCCCGACTACTGGGCTCGTTCGGTATCTCAAGTGA
- the rplW gene encoding 50S ribosomal protein L23, producing the protein MSELKIRDPRDIILAPVVSEKSYGLLDQNTYTFVVKPTANKTEIKIAIEQIFGVKVTSVNTMNRKGKVRRTRTGVGKRPDTKRAIVTVAEGDRIDIFTGPVA; encoded by the coding sequence GTGAGCGAGCTGAAGATCCGAGATCCCCGGGACATCATCCTCGCCCCGGTCGTCTCCGAGAAGAGCTACGGTCTGCTCGACCAGAACACCTACACGTTCGTGGTCAAGCCGACTGCTAATAAGACCGAGATCAAAATTGCGATCGAGCAGATCTTCGGTGTGAAGGTCACCTCGGTGAACACGATGAATCGCAAGGGGAAGGTACGCCGCACTCGCACTGGCGTGGGTAAGCGTCCCGACACCAAGCGCGCCATCGTGACTGTTGCCGAGGGTGATCGCATCGACATCTTCACCGGCCCGGTCGCCTGA
- the rplD gene encoding 50S ribosomal protein L4: protein MNETKTIDVLDVKGKKAGSAELPGDLFDVNTNIPLIHQVVVAQLAAARQGTHATKTRGQVSGGGKKPWRQKGTGRARQGSTRAPQWVGGGTVHGPQPRSYAQRTPKKMVGAALRGALSDMARDNRIFVVTSLVDGDKPSTKQAKAVLSGLAELRKVLVVLDRSDEIDWLSVRNLSEVHVLAADQLNTYDVVNARTIVFSQAGLDAFVGARSANTQALSAEPEVPETNVADQHPYGEDSFRGDNPPAGFDIKGNEDSMKFHEPSSPWYGRTIAEVWFRSAAAAEAAGFVNAVKSDSEKEDAK, encoded by the coding sequence ATGAACGAGACCAAGACCATCGACGTCCTTGACGTCAAGGGTAAGAAGGCCGGATCGGCCGAGCTTCCCGGTGACCTCTTCGACGTGAATACCAACATTCCGCTGATTCATCAGGTCGTCGTCGCCCAGCTTGCGGCTGCTCGTCAGGGCACCCACGCTACGAAGACCCGTGGCCAGGTCTCTGGCGGCGGCAAGAAGCCGTGGCGCCAGAAGGGCACCGGTCGTGCTCGTCAGGGTTCGACTCGTGCACCGCAGTGGGTCGGTGGCGGCACCGTTCACGGTCCGCAGCCGCGTTCCTACGCTCAGCGCACCCCTAAGAAGATGGTGGGCGCTGCTTTGCGTGGGGCCCTGTCTGATATGGCTCGCGACAACCGCATCTTCGTCGTGACCTCGCTGGTTGACGGTGACAAGCCCTCGACTAAGCAGGCCAAGGCTGTGCTGTCCGGTCTGGCTGAGCTTCGTAAGGTGCTCGTCGTCCTGGACCGCAGCGACGAAATCGACTGGTTATCGGTGCGTAACCTCTCCGAGGTTCACGTTCTGGCTGCCGATCAGCTCAACACCTATGACGTCGTCAACGCCCGGACCATCGTGTTCAGCCAGGCTGGCCTCGACGCTTTCGTCGGTGCCCGCAGCGCTAATACCCAGGCCTTGTCCGCTGAACCTGAGGTCCCTGAGACCAATGTTGCCGATCAGCACCCCTACGGTGAGGACTCCTTCCGTGGTGACAACCCGCCGGCTGGTTTCGACATCAAGGGCAACGAGGACTCCATGAAGTTCCACGAGCCGTCATCTCCGTGGTACGGGCGCACCATCGCTGAGGTGTGGTTCCGTTCCGCCGCGGCTGCTGAGGCCGCTGGCTTCGTCAACGCCGTTAAGTCCGACTCCGAGAAGGAGGACGCCAAGTGA
- the rpsJ gene encoding 30S ribosomal protein S10, which produces MAGQKIRIRLRAYDHEVIDSSARKIVDTVTRTGAKVAGPVPLPTEKNVFCVIRSPHKYKDSREHFEMRTHKRLIDILEPTPKTVDSLMRLDLPAGVDIEIKLP; this is translated from the coding sequence GTGGCGGGACAAAAGATCCGCATCAGGCTGCGGGCCTACGACCACGAGGTCATCGACTCGTCGGCGCGCAAGATCGTCGACACGGTGACCCGCACGGGCGCTAAGGTCGCCGGCCCGGTGCCGCTGCCGACCGAGAAGAACGTGTTCTGTGTGATCCGTTCGCCCCACAAGTACAAGGACAGCCGCGAGCACTTCGAGATGCGCACCCACAAGCGGCTCATCGACATTCTCGAGCCGACCCCAAAGACAGTCGATTCGCTGATGCGTCTTGACCTGCCGGCTGGTGTCGACATCGAGATCAAGCTTCCGTGA